GGAGAACTAGACTGTATAAGTGGGAAGTGGGCTCGAGTCTTGGAGAGATCTACTTGATTGTTGGATCAGgtttcaatatttaaaaaaataacaaagtttGACAGCaaacttgaaaaatattaattagcatTGAACAACTTTCCAGATATTTGATCTACTTATTTGTACATATATACAAACATACAgtgaatatgaaattttgtcttaaaagttataaaggataaatttaattttgatacgtCAATGTAAATAGTTTACCTTgttaaccaattaaaaattattttaaatataacttttaagataattattataatcatgttttatttttgtttaataaataaaatgaagataACAGGGGAGTGTAAGTTTTGAATCTTGCAGATAGAAGGGGAACTTATATATTCATGATATATATAAATGTCTGATAATTAAATCAAGCAACGAATTACAGCACCGCCAAATCATTTATgtgataaaattcattttctaatatttgttattctaataaaaattgttataactAACTCAtgtttacttaaaattaaatctGTAAAATCATCttgatttcaaaatcaattttacaaagGCCTGTTATCCTCAATTTGATGCATAAGTCATTTCTCTTTTTACCCGTCTATTAGGCAGGTCACATTggtttcaaaattatattgagTGTTTTCCATATATTTGGTgcataaacttaaaataatagtttctcTTTTTCCGGTCTAAAAAAGGCAGGTAGTGGATTGTTGAATGCAAAACTAAACACCCACAACATTGTATGTGAAGTCAATAACAATAGAGAAAAGAAAGTGTTTACGCGAAATTTCCATCCGATACAAACATTAACTCATTAaaccttggaaaaaaaaaactcattaaacatttaacaaaaactcagtatattttgttaattaaatttatagtaaAATACAATGTCATCCTGAGAGATGCTATTTCAGTGTCTTCCCCTCTTACGTTAAGAtacaaagaaaattatatttctctcctttaaGATATGCGATGTTACAACCCCTTGATATAGATAATTTAGTCTATTTAACTTaacatcattaaaaatatttatcataagattttaattaaaatatatgataaaatatttttaatttactaaacgagaaattttttggtaattattatactttatttaatataaacatATTCATTTCAAAAATTGAACGTTTAATATACATTTGTTAGcattatatttattcaattcaataaatatattatatttaacaaatataatatatataaaaattattaaagttaattataaaatatagttaataaatataatattatttcaatcttatataaatatattatttctttggtcctaattattataagaaatataagacttattttgttgttaatttcagttttatccttaattaattaagaggtctattattgataaaaacttattttgtcGGCGAGTATAGTTATAGAGTTATTAgtaaaataagatattattattgattgaaaaataatttacttttaaaccATTTAATATCATGAGTAatcttgaaataaaattaaaacttatgatAAACTAACCAATCTAACCATTTTTATAGAATAATTAAGATGAGTTGTTTCATGTTTGTTGTccatatttcataaataaaaaataaatgattcggTGAACTTATGAAATTGGGAATCATTCATTAATCATACGAGGAAAGCTCGTGTTTTGTGTTCATTCAATTTACATAAGGATGCTTGAAAAGTACTATTATCTCGCATCCATCATTGAAATTGTCACTTCATTTGTAGAATAAGATTTTCCGTTTCCTACTAATGCATTCTTTTCATTTGCACATGCGTCAGTAAAATATGCAGGCTGTTTAGGGACAGGGAGGAAGAGAGTTTCATTTGCAAGCATTGAATAAACTTCTAACATGCTTGGTCTATCTGCTGCATTGGCCTGTACACATAACAGGGCAACCTGAGTGCATCGCAATACTTCAGCTGTCCGGCATGATTCAAGCATTGATGAATCTATCAACTCAACACCTTTACCTTCATTCCATAGTTGCCATGCCTGCAATAAACATGCGTGCTCGTTTTAACAAAGTTAGCAGAAGTTAAAAGGACTGCTAAAACTATGATGTTACAGACAAACCTCAATTCTGTTCGGTTACTTACAAATCCAATAAGGTTGAGGGGGTAATCAGCCTGATAGCGagaattatttttcttcccACTTACAATCTCAAGCACTAGGACTCCATAGCTAAACACATCAGTCTTTGTTGAGATAATGCCTTTTATGACGTACTCAGGAGACATGTAACCACTGAAATAATCatcaaagaaatatttttattgtataagtAAATGAAGGGAGAAAAAattgtgttaatttttaatgaaatatatacTTACTATGTTCCAACAactctttttgttttcacttCTACTACTTCTGAATCCAATATTACTGCCATGCCAAAATCACTAATTTTTGGGTTCATTTCATAATCAAGTAATATGTTACCTGCCTTCAAATCGCGGTGAAtcacttttaatcttgaaaaatgatgaagataAATCAACCCATGAGCTATACCTTCAATGATGTTGAATCTTTTCTCCCAAACtattttttcccttcttttaGAATCTGTTTCAGAGTAAGCATTACTTATCAAGCCACAGAGCAAACAAGACATAACCCAGACTaagtactaaaataaatatttacaagatTATCTTGCACATGAAGATCATATACCAAAGAGATGAAAGTCTAAACTTTTGTTGGGCAAGTACTCGTAGAttaatatgttttcttcattttgtatgCAGAGCCCCGAAAGCCTTACAAGATTAGTATGCTGCAATTTTGCTACCAGTTCAGCCTCATTCTTAAACTCCACCAACCCTTGCCCCGATCTACTAGAAAGTCTCTTTATTGCTATTTCTTGTCCATCAGGAAGTACTCCCTGAGAATGTACACTCATTAGCTTTCACAATATCTAGCATCTTCTCAATTTATATCCTGGATAAACTTTACCTTGTAAACTGGTCCAAAACCACCCTGCCCTAACTTGTTTGCAACTGAAAAGTTGCCTGTTGCAGCAGCAATGATTGGAAAGCTAAATATTTGCATTTCATAGTTGACCTTGCTACGTTTTCTGTgtctttttgttttgtgataCACAATGCAAGCCACAGAACTGACTCCAATTTCTAATAGTAGTTCCTTCTGCTTCTTTTTTCTGTCAGCTAGTTGTCatacacaaaaaacaaaatatttatagcaAATCTTCAACAAAATCATCACAAGCACCCAATAAAAGATACCTTCTATTTTGCATTTTCTCCAGATGATGCAGCACAAGTAGCCGAATATAAGTACAACAAAAACTCCTGCTATCACAATAAGCCAGGCCCACCATCTGCTTTCTACATTCATGGTAAACAAGCTGAAATGAAAAAGAGGGGAAAAAAAGTGTGCAGGGCTTTAAAAAGAGTAAATCACCATTTTCATTCCTAGAAGATCTTTTCTGTAATAATATCACATTATTCCCACGCAAAGGGTCCCTCAGTGATTCTTTATCATTCAAGTTCATCCCCACAAGTCATTCAAATGCACATTTGGCATTTTAAAATTTCCCTTTGCACTTGTATCAGTTGCTAACTTATCACACTCTCAAGTCTCATCCCTCATTTCCTCATCCTCTGTTTGTCATACACATCGAAGCTAGCCTTTCTGTTGGCAAAATTTGCCAAATTTATCCCCTATCCTGCTCCTGAAATTTGCACATCACTCTTGCCATTGTACACAAACATGTTAACAACAGAGATTCATTCGCATGTGGGTGCTGTTGTTGACACTTCACAGAAACAGGAAAAGACCATTTGCATAATTTTCTTGCGCAACAGCTTGGTCTTGaactatttctttttgtttggtttcCCACAATCCAAATCACTGAGAGTAATGTTATTTCCACTTACAATTTTCTGTCAATTTTTACAAGGAAAAGGATAAGAAAAGAGAAGTGTGGGATAAGATGGAGGAAGTGATAGAGAGacagagaaaaaaatgttgtgaaaaactaaattgtagaaattctgaatggaaataagtaaaatagttaattagttagttaCTTTTCTGTTGAGGTCAGTTAAACTATTGGTACATGTTTAgtatataagagaaaaaacataCTATCAGCTTGAGTTGATTCTTCAAAATTTTCTATGGCTGGGGATGGTTTggaactttgaaaaaaaatcaaaccaaaaccaGTAAAATGGATTGGTTTTAAAAAACCTGACCAAAACACATTTATCCGGCAAAACCAGAAGTTCACGTGAACCACTTTCAAACTAGTTTTAGGTTCAAAACCAATTTTTAAAGCCGTTTTAGTTTCTACTAGAGACATCAATTCATCAATGCAGACatagacttaaaaaaaaaaatcaaaccagTGTGCATTGTTGGTGATGGTCAGGTGAGGCCCTGTCACGAGTTAGAAGCTACATGTTAGTCAAGACTGCTTAAGAAATCTCTTGATTTCTCCTTGCGTTTGTATTTAACCACCTTGAAAGGCCCAGTGGCAGTGGCAGTGCTTCATGGCATGCCACtcacaaacacaaacataaCACCTTCTCATTAACGACGCCGTTTGGGAGTTTGAGTTTTGTAATTGAAGAGTGAGGGTTGGTTTATTAGAGGGAAAGTAATCGAAGCCATCGGTGGATGTTATTCTCATATCACAGAGCTTACAACCGACTTTTGAGTGCCCTGTACCTTCTCATATTCAACGATTCTGAAGCTGATCAACAATCTCGGTTTGAATTGGTTATTTTCATCACACTTAAGCTACAACTCCTTCTGGAAGCCGTTGGACTAATTGGAGTAGCAACATGGAAGGGACGTAGCCTGTAGTTTCTGATTTGGACAAAATGCGAGTAGCAACTTGTTGTAATTGCCCCTATTAATTCGGAATAACCTTTGTCTACAATGGCATCTAGGACTGGGAGGGAAACTACAACTACATATAACATATTACTACAAGGTTAAGGATCAAagctacgtaggtctgagttgtCAAGCACACAGTCGAaaggaataaaattaaataatggaGGCGCGCTATTATGAAGAGAAGTAAACAGATTAATTAAAGCATGGTTAAGTACTCGTGTGATGCGCGTGCACTAAACCAGGAGGAATATACACTGCTGTTAGAGTAGTGAAGATAGTTTGAGTTCCATAACCAGCGTAGGCACAAATTGCAAGATTGTGAGAACTTGAATATGTGGTGTCACCAATATACAtgttgcttgaaattgaactgTCACATTTCATGGATGGGCAAGTAGACCAATTAGTTGGTCTAAGCTTGGATGGCTCACATGTTAATCTAACCAACAAAACCAGGCAAAAATGCATAAGAGCCAAGAAGGTCAGGCACGTATAACACAATAAGAACGTACAATTGTATATATAATGCATGCATATACTCACTTCCAATTTTTGGTAGCATCACAGTAGCATTTCACACAGCCATTTGCGGTGTAGACATAAGAACCATTTGGAACAAGTAAAGGGTGGTCCAAAGAGTCTTTTCTGACCATCGAGGAACAAACTGTGGGTAAACCAAATCAGTATTATACTCTAACAAAAGAGTCttagtttaaaaagaaaaaaaaaaaagagatgaacCTGGGAGTGGAATATCCAAAGCCCGACCAAACATAAGATGAGGTTGGTTGGAAGTTGTAATGGTTTGTGAAGAGACATGGTACTCATGAGCTATCTGTTCCAAGGTAGTGCTCCCGTATTCCAGCGTCAATCCAAAATGGAGAACGTCAAGCCCGTTGACCTTCCCACAGCTACAAGGTAGTGGCACTCGCAGTTCTTGTCCCGTCCTTAAATTGGTCACGTTGTTCCCATGTTGGATATCCGTTGAAGCCACCAAACCGGAGAACACAGTGGTTGCTAGATAAGAAATATTGTCACCCTTCCGCACAGTGTAAACGAGGGGGTTAGAGGGCTCTCCGTACAACCCAGGCCCACTGCAATCGCACTCCAAGGGAATCCGTAAAAGGCGATTCTCCTCCACCGTGAAATTGTTTGGTAGGGTCCACTCAGGGAGGTTGTTAGCGGCGAGAATGTCTGCGACGCCAGTGACGTTGAAGAGTCTCTGAATGGCCCCTATGGTGGTTGGGACTGGTGACTTGTAACCAAGCAACGCTGGACACGTGGTCCTTTCCCAACACCGAAAGCCTACAGCTACAGCCGTTGGTGTTAGTGTTAATAATAACAGGAGAGGAATTCGAACTTGAACCCTCTCCACCAAAGCCATGCCCCTTGCTACACTACTACTATTCAATTCAACAGTATCAGTATACCAGAGTACGTTGCCCTCCTTTTCCATATATAGTTCAAAATGGCCTCATTCAATTTTTCTATAGTCAACCCATTTGCTGCTTCAGTAGTATTCCAATCAAACTAATAACTGGTCAGCCTTGGCAGCCTTGGCCATTTTGTTAAATTCAAGTTTACAATACTAAAATTATTAGTACAATGTAATTAATGCAAGTAATTATTAAGACTAAGacctaatatattttaaattcaaatagtatttaaagatataaatcaatagacaaatatttaaaaataataaacatatgtatatatatatatatatatatatctatatatatatatataatattaatttgactaagtaattgaaacttaatagaaaaataaataggacataagttgaaaaataataatgtaaaaaaaaatgttttgacaaAGTTGATATGGGAAGAATAaacttgatataatttttttaaaattctaatattcgagagttttaaaaaatatcttaatttgatatattaaataataataaaatcatatgtCTTGATTGGAACAAATTATAGTAAATATACcttcatattaatatatatatatatatatatatatatatatataacttgttACATAAAGgtgattaatttaaatttaaattaaaaaattaaatttatttatataaattttcatactcgaacatttttttaaaacatatagaAACATATTAAAGACTCGTGGAAAAAAAGGTCCGTGTTGCACGAGCCACTAGACTAGTCTACTTTCCTTACCCAAGGAAAGAAAATTGAAGATTCGTAGTTGTAGCATGCatagaaatagaataaaatggTGTGTGGCGATATATTTTAGTCAAACCCGTGAAGTTACATGTATTTTCcattttagttaaattaatttattgcaCATTATATTTCCGGGAATGAAtttggttatttttaaaaaaatcttgggTAAAATTCATCcccgaaaataaaaaaaaagtgtgacaaattcaTTCATCCATTAATTTTCATCGTTACTGTCAATAAAAGAGTTTACGTGACACAGAGAGAcgaaaatatcacaaaaataatGGGCAACACAATTGTTGAATAGAATGAATCTAAATATTAGTAAGTTACCATTGAACAAAAATGTTAGTAAGTTACTACTAGACTAAAACGTCAATAATTTTCCTTAGATcaaaatgttagtaattttttttatcaaaatgtt
The nucleotide sequence above comes from Glycine soja cultivar W05 chromosome 11, ASM419377v2, whole genome shotgun sequence. Encoded proteins:
- the LOC114377392 gene encoding G-type lectin S-receptor-like serine/threonine-protein kinase At4g11900 isoform X2, whose translation is MEKEGNVLWYTDTVELNSSSVARGMALVERVQVRIPLLLLLTLTPTAVAVGFRCWERTTCPALLGYKSPVPTTIGAIQRLFNVTGVADILAANNLPEWTLPNNFTVEENRLLRIPLECDCSGPGLYGEPSNPLVYTVRKGDNISYLATTVFSGLVASTDIQHGNNVTNLRTGQELRVPLPCSCGKVNGLDVLHFGLTLEYGSTTLEQIAHEYHVSSQTITTSNQPHLMFGRALDIPLPVCSSMVRKDSLDHPLLVPNGSYVYTANGCVKCYCDATKNWKLTCEPSKLRPTNWSTCPSMKCDSSISSNMYIGDTTYSSSHNLAICAYAGYGTQTIFTTLTAVYIPPGLVHAHHTKSRWWAWLIVIAGVFVVLIFGYLCCIIWRKCKIEADRKKKQKELLLEIGVSSVACIVYHKTKRHRKRSKVNYEMQIFSFPIIAAATGNFSVANKLGQGGFGPVYKGVLPDGQEIAIKRLSSRSGQGLVEFKNEAELVAKLQHTNLVRLSGLCIQNEENILIYEYLPNKSLDFHLFDSKRREKIVWEKRFNIIEGIAHGLIYLHHFSRLKVIHRDLKAGNILLDYEMNPKISDFGMAVILDSEVVEVKTKRVVGTYGYMSPEYVIKGIISTKTDVFSYGVLVLEIVSGKKNNSRYQADYPLNLIGFVSNRTELRHGNYGMKVKVLS
- the LOC114377392 gene encoding G-type lectin S-receptor-like serine/threonine-protein kinase CES101 isoform X1 translates to MEKEGNVLWYTDTVELNSSSVARGMALVERVQVRIPLLLLLTLTPTAVAVGFRCWERTTCPALLGYKSPVPTTIGAIQRLFNVTGVADILAANNLPEWTLPNNFTVEENRLLRIPLECDCSGPGLYGEPSNPLVYTVRKGDNISYLATTVFSGLVASTDIQHGNNVTNLRTGQELRVPLPCSCGKVNGLDVLHFGLTLEYGSTTLEQIAHEYHVSSQTITTSNQPHLMFGRALDIPLPVCSSMVRKDSLDHPLLVPNGSYVYTANGCVKCYCDATKNWKLTCEPSKLRPTNWSTCPSMKCDSSISSNMYIGDTTYSSSHNLAICAYAGYGTQTIFTTLTAVYIPPGLVHAHHTKSRWWAWLIVIAGVFVVLIFGYLCCIIWRKCKIEADRKKKQKELLLEIGVSSVACIVYHKTKRHRKRSKVNYEMQIFSFPIIAAATGNFSVANKLGQGGFGPVYKGVLPDGQEIAIKRLSSRSGQGLVEFKNEAELVAKLQHTNLVRLSGLCIQNEENILIYEYLPNKSLDFHLFDSKRREKIVWEKRFNIIEGIAHGLIYLHHFSRLKVIHRDLKAGNILLDYEMNPKISDFGMAVILDSEVVEVKTKRVVGTYGYMSPEYVIKGIISTKTDVFSYGVLVLEIVSGKKNNSRYQADYPLNLIGFAWQLWNEGKGVELIDSSMLESCRTAEVLRCTQVALLCVQANAADRPSMLEVYSMLANETLFLPVPKQPAYFTDACANEKNALVGNGKSYSTNEVTISMMDAR